In one Achromobacter spanius genomic region, the following are encoded:
- a CDS encoding transcriptional regulator has protein sequence MHERGKVFVVQLDEMTSNHFVAALRDFQWQVSAFESVDELLERLRTDHVDAMVLRGQGAEVPQLIALLRRAAPDAAVVWQSSAASARERVEALEAGVHFYSSARMEPEEWDALLRNVRRRLLPPSTDGPAWRLDKRVLAGPAGERLPLTLTERDFFIRLLRAPGQCLPRNRFFPCNPREGARSVDVLVSRLRSKARRFDIELPVLAVRGWGYILLQHDHPRDTQD, from the coding sequence ATGCATGAACGAGGCAAGGTGTTCGTCGTGCAACTTGATGAAATGACGAGCAATCATTTTGTCGCTGCTTTGCGTGATTTTCAATGGCAAGTCAGCGCGTTTGAGTCAGTCGACGAGCTGTTGGAACGACTGCGCACGGACCATGTCGACGCAATGGTGTTGCGGGGGCAGGGCGCCGAGGTCCCGCAGCTGATTGCTTTGCTGCGCCGTGCGGCGCCGGATGCGGCGGTGGTGTGGCAGTCGTCAGCGGCGTCGGCGCGTGAGCGGGTCGAGGCGCTGGAGGCCGGTGTGCACTTCTATAGTTCGGCCCGCATGGAACCCGAGGAATGGGACGCGCTGCTGCGCAACGTGCGGCGCCGGCTGTTGCCGCCGTCCACGGACGGGCCGGCCTGGCGGCTGGATAAACGCGTGCTGGCGGGACCCGCTGGCGAACGGCTGCCATTGACGTTGACCGAGCGCGACTTTTTTATCCGATTGTTGAGAGCGCCCGGCCAATGCCTGCCAAGAAACCGGTTCTTTCCGTGCAACCCGCGCGAAGGGGCGCGCAGCGTGGACGTGCTGGTGTCGCGGCTACGCAGCAAGGCGCGCCGCTTCGACATTGAACTGCCGGTGCTGGCGGTGCGCGGGTGGGGCTACATCTTGCTGCAGCACGACCACCCCCGCGATACGCAGGATTAA